Genomic window (Prevotella melaninogenica ATCC 25845):
GTTGGGCAAACTGTGTGATAAACATAATAAGAACCACAGTTAGGGCATAAAGCCAATGTAGGAGCTACTGCCTTATCATGAGTTCTTCTCTTGAGTGTACGAGTCTTTGACTGTCTTCTTTTTGGATGTGCCATAATTCTTTAAACGTTTAATATTTTATTTTTTCAATTTTAATAGAGCTTCCCAGCGCGGATCCATCGCCTGCTCGTCTTCCTCACCGCTTCGGGCGGCAGAATACTCCTCAAGAGCTCGTACCATAGCAGGGTTGCATTTTCCAGGTGCATGCACATGCTTGATAGGGATTGC
Coding sequences:
- the rpmF gene encoding 50S ribosomal protein L32; amino-acid sequence: MAHPKRRQSKTRTLKRRTHDKAVAPTLALCPNCGSYYVYHTVCPTCGNYRGKVAVVKETAE